The Plasmodium brasilianum strain Bolivian I chromosome 14, whole genome shotgun sequence genome contains a region encoding:
- a CDS encoding tetratricopeptide repeat protein, whose amino-acid sequence MENLRKVLWFIEELIYLNYENEDIYEKTEKQIVTSLEALYKDLVGEEISKKLNQKELLKELLDEIKNLFILLKLAKCGKHKRCITNPWVYNIFKFVLDVFENQHIVSINQVKKELFEYVRSEREKIKYKKHIERKTESKELTIFMYLCFTFLFEVKILLCSFIFLNIFTQYNWTGPPLKYDIHIVTLKNTQRYNEDNYFKKFIEALQIKKENFFNSSLDFLSLEGVYIYEHCELINSFCLSIILLGLVNNFCKEDLPFLSLDEYNFSEKNINNANNTNNIKEDQVYGSRADVNIKSTTKYMGDEAVTNDMKEEKCYDNLNCDYFIKSKYLWKARICFIWQRLFTSSYNDYFYSLKIHIIDKPIHIFKKINLLPTDFEIIEQETILCKVADIVDCLNQDIKYVNDVKNAKYCDTFHESHLSEKFKIYVLSNFSVYLTYYNYTRGYQKLLNVLSDMSKFHYFFTGRLGIKRKYQKTPATILVLKAKSGEEEDNTSTVLKEIEPLSEYDILRSDYRIIDNNKSIDEQKLNKREKENQEKEVYVEVEEDLIAVQEMKAKREEIETQNMNEEPILSEENCTDVEEEEKRTSKNNGAKKEGTNCTNKFNDELNNITNNCREQNIDGKNKKGEDSKNSNADDTCTGELSRKNDDAKFKGQIICSSFRNEQVYDAKNTIKDECILKAEKKEDVNNIRMEIPPKKNDKTEQCLEDPNAKVTWKLKDLDPDTDILEEPNFVDSQNNCFKVLFFQEQITLINFCFSLIKFNPHYDEIKFEKLSAVISRCLKCYDVSSEMNFDERRSTNKRNNLLQKKNQNWLLYSCFLWFKCKYETFRLKTVDRAAAQLNELLKECYDMKPEGAERLRFMYDVYYPTIWELKKEIGNVMIKTGSVVSAFNLFKDLKLWEEAITCLIEADRKEEAKDLLDDLLKKKKTPCLLCLYGLIDRNNSLNYYVEAWNLSKFKYAKAAIFIGKYYYNKEMYKECCEYLKKALEISPLCPDIWFILGYSYMKIENFDEAIKAFTRMISMTNENSSKSYGNLAYLYMKRGTYKAAKICINEAVKDNNNEWKYWDTYLKLSILQNDIDSFCLSLSMLCKLHQVKQIQPWIFDYISDHIVKDKPTIIPSKNGLCYLDKIITTMDNISSYISEYDSFWNAYSFFLFIKGKYVDSFEAKVKEIRSIESIIQKCNTKRLIDTLISKQVTAIKFLHHMIKNNYLEDKKGTFVYQLKYIIESILRQCKDMKQHEINELSEIMNFWLAVCCKIYLNVILPCSKMAFTQLCGVQGAEVPSSIKTFLTKAQHDITLTAADTRIFIKNIKTCVTIDQFKNALEEYGAVQVYFYEPGFNNDGWAWVGFESKEAAERVVEESEKAKELEEENKKNNENNENDENNENNEDNSNAPPNEDNEQDSNSFYAEHEEENVQNEDEDEDEDEDDDY is encoded by the exons ATGGAAAATCTAAGAAAAGTGTTGTGGTTTATCGAAGAATTGATTTACTTGAACTACGAAAATGAAGACATTTATGAGAAAACAGAAAAACAAATTGTAACAAGCTTAGAAGCTTTGTATAAAGATCTAGTGGGAGaagaaatttcaaaaaaattgaacCAAAAAGagttattaaaagaattgcTAGATGAAATTAAGAACCTTTTCATTCTTTTGAAATTGGCAAAATGTGGAAAGCATAAAAGGTGTATCACAAATCCTTGggtttataatatatttaaatttgttttgGATGTTTTTGAAAATCAGCATATTGTTAGCATTAATCAAGTAAAAAAAGAGTTGTTTGAATATGTAAGGAgtgaaagagaaaaaataaaatataaaaaacacaTAGAAAGAAAAACAGAGAGTAAGGAGCTTACCATTTTTATGTACTTGTGTTTTACCTTTCTGTTtgaagtaaaaattttattatgtagttttatttttttaaatatttttactcaATATAATTGGACTGGGCCACCGTTAAAATATGACATTCATATAGTAACATTGAAAAATACACAAAGATACAATGAAGAcaattattttaagaaatttataGAGGctttacaaattaaaaaggaaaatttttttaattcgtCTTTggattttttatcattagagggggtatatatatatgaacattgTGAATTAATAAACTCTTTTTGTTTAtccataattttattaggACTAGTAAACAATTTTTGTAAGGAGGACCTTCCGTTTTTAAGTCTCGATGAATATAACTTTTCGGAGAAAAACATAAACAATGCTAATAATACCAATAATATTAAAGAGGATCAGGTGTATGGTAGTAGAGCTGACGTGAATATAAAATCAACGACAAAATATATGGGAGATGAGGCTGTTACCAATGAtatgaaagaagaaaaatgttatgataatttaaattgcgattactttataaaaagtaaatatttatggaAAGCAagaatttgttttatatggCAAAGATTATTTACTTCATCATATAACGACTATTTTTATTCGTtgaaaattcatataattgaTAAACCGatacacatatttaaaaaaataaatttattaccTACCGACTTTGAAATAATTGAGCAAGAAACCATTTTATGTAAAGTAGCTGATATAGTTGATTGTTTAAACcaagatataaaatatgtaaatgatGTAAAGAATGCAAAATATTGTGATACATTTCATGAAAGCCACTTGtctgaaaaatttaaaatttatgttttatcaaatttttctgtttatcttacttattataattacaCCAGGGGGTATCAAAAATTGCTGAACGTACTATCAGATATGAGCAAATTTCATTACTTTTTCACTGGTCGACTGGGAATAAAAAGGAAGTACCAGAAAACTCCTGCCACTATATTAGTACTAAAGGCGAAATCAGGAGAGGAAGAAGATAACACGTCAACagttttaaaagaaatagaacCCCTTAGTGAATACGATATTTTAAGGAGTGATTACAGAATaatagataataataaatctaTAGATGAACAAAAGTTAAATAAACGTGAAAAGGAAAATcaagaaaaagaagtataCGTAGAAGTAGAAGAAGATTTAATAGCAGTACAGGAGATGAAGGCAAAGAGAGAAGAAATAGAAACACAGAATATGAATGAAGAACCAATATTGAGTGAGGAAAACTGTACAGATgtagaagaggaagaaaaaagaacttcaaaaaataatggtGCCAAAAAGGAGGGAACGAACTGTACTAACAAGTTTAACGATGAGTTAAATAATATCACTAATAATTGTAGAGAACAAAATATTGATGGTAAGAACAAAAAAGGGGAGGATAGCAAAAATAGCAATGCGGATGATACGTGCACTGGTGAATTGTCGCGTAAAAATGACGACGCCAAGTTTAAGGGTCAGATAATATGCAGTAGTTTCAGGAATGAACAGGTATATGATGCAAAGAATACTATTAAAGatgaatgtatattaaaggctgaaaaaaaagaggatgTGAACAATATTAGAATGGAAATCCCCCCCAAAAAAAACGACAAAACGGAACAGTGCTTGGAAGACCCCAATGCTAAAGTAACATGGAAATTAAAAGATTTAGACCCAGATACAGATATATTAGAAGAACCAAATTTTGTCGATTCGCAGAATAATTGTTTTAAAGTTTTGTTTTTCCAAGAACAAATAAcgttaattaatttttgcttCTCCTTGATTAAATTTAATCCTCATTATGACGAaattaaatttgaaaaattaagtgCAGTAATATCAAGATGTTTAAAGTGCTATGATGTTAGTTCTGAAATGAACTTTGACGAACGCAGAAGCAcaaataaaaggaataatttattacaaaaaaaaaatcaaaattgGCTACTTTATTCTTGTTTTTTATggtttaaatgtaaatacgAAACGTTTAGACTTAAAACAGTAGATCGAGCAGCAGCTCAATTAAATGAATTGTTGAAAGAATGTTATGATATGAAACCTGAAGGTGCAGAAAGGTTGAGATTTATGTATGATGTATATTACCCAACCATTTGGGagttgaaaaaagaaatagggAATGTTATGATTAAAACTGGCTCTGTTGTATCAGCTTTCAATCTTTTTAAAGATTTAAAATTATGGGAAGAGGCTATTACATGCTTAATTGAAGCCGACCGAAAAGAAGAAGCAAAAGACTTATTAGATgatttacttaaaaaaaaaaagacaccttgtttattatgtttatacGGTTTAATAGATAGAAATAATTCTCTAAACTATTATGTAGAGGCATGGAATTTGTCAAAGTTTAAATATGCAAAGGCAGCTATATTTAttggaaaatattattacaataagGAAATGTACAAAGAATGTtgtgaatatttaaaaaaagcttTAGAGATTTCCCCTTTGTGTCCAGATATTTGGTTTATTTTAGGTTACTCttatatgaaaatagaaaattttgaTGAGGCTATAAAAGCCTTTACGCGAATGATTAGTATGACGAATGAAAATTCATCTAAGTCATATGGAAATTtagcatatttatatatgaaacgAGGTACATATAAAGCTGCAAAGATTTGTATAAACGAAGCTGTAaaggataataataatgaatggAAATATTGGGATACGTATCTAAAATTGTCCATTTTGCAAAATGATATAGATAGTTTTTGTTTATCTTTAAGTATGTTATGTAAATTACATCAAGTAAAGCAAATACAGCCTTGGATATTTGATTACATTTCAGATCATATTGTGAAGGATAAACCCACAATAATTCCAAGTAAAAATGGTTTATGTTATTtagataaaattattactactatggATAATATATCTTCTTATATTTCTGAATATGACTCCTTTTGGAATGcatattcctttttcctttttataaaGGGAAAATATGTTGATTCATTTGAAGCAAAAGTTAAGGAAATACGATCTATTGAG agtataatacaaaaatgtaaCACGAAAAGGTTGATCGACACATTAATTTCTAAGCAAGTAACTGCTATCAAATTTTTACAtcatatgataaaaaataattacctcgaagataaaaaagg aACGTTTGTATATCAACTGAAGTACATTATTGAATCAATTTTGAGGCAATGTAAAGACATGAAGCAACATGAGATAAATGAATTATCAGAAATTATG aactTTTGGCTAGCTGTGTgttgtaaaatatatctaaatgtaatattaccatgtt CAAAAATGGCTTTTACACAACTTTGCGGAGTTCAGGGTGCCGAAGTACCATCTTCAATTAAAACCTTTCTCACAAAAGCTCAACATGATATCACTTTAACTGCAGCTGATACcagaatatttataaaaaacataaaaacatGTGTTACGATAGATCAATTTAAAAACGCTTTAGAGGAATATGGCGCTGTAcaagtttatttttatgaaccCGGATTTAATAACGATGGATGGGCTTGGGTTGGATTTGAAAGTAAAGAAGCAGCAGAAAGAGTAGTTGAAGAATCGGAAAAAGCTAAAGAActagaagaagaaaataaaaaaaataatgagaataatgaaaatgatgaaaacaatgaaaataatgaagacAATTCAAACGCACCACCAAATGAAGACAATGAGCAAGACTCAAATAGCTTTTATGCTGAGCATGAAGAAGAAAACGTACAAAACGAAGACGAAGATGAAGACGAGGATGAAGATGAtgattattaa
- a CDS encoding ribosomal protein S15, translating to MNMISKILRGNNFLHIKNKIEVNFFKYSKRYESRVKAHRYTGITAVKTHAQKTEWYLKAERDFLAERSQIPNGYIGLWQYDDIKHLKENIINMLHLNCANNKQIHKFKKLNIRRLLQRRPFDTGSAPVQIGCLTEKILNLRAHLIQRCKDHPKKRTMSILLARRQKLMKYLYKTDFELYKHTCNLLKIKCILFAIPDSRDRAKAINAAAIDGDRCKFLIRQKLWKGKYRPRPIKNAKGQTVRYTRHPIEQPPSDYALPKEYKPQISNSWPYGVKETYQKGLYTIHNPTAPGLGYCPVPMLF from the coding sequence ATGAACATgataagtaaaatattaaggGGAAATAACTTTTTACATATCAAGAACAAAATTGAAgtaaacttttttaaatactcaAAAAGATATGAATCAAGAGTAAAAGCACACAGATATACAGGCATAACAGCAGTAAAAACACATGCACAAAAAACAGAATGGTACTTGAAAGCTGAAAGAGATTTTTTGGCTGAAAGAAGTCAAATACCAAATGGATATATTGGCCTTTGGCAATATGATgatataaaacatttaaaagaaaatattataaatatgctACATTTAAACTGTGCTAACAATaaacaaatacataaatttaaaaagttgaATATACGAAGATTATTACAAAGAAGACCTTTTGATACTGGAAGTGCACCTGTTCAAATTGGATGTTTGAccgaaaaaattttaaatttaagagCTCATTTAATACAACGATGTAAAGATCATCCTAAAAAGAGAACTATGTCTATCTTATTAGCGAGAAGACAAAAACtgatgaaatatttatataaaaccgattttgaattatataaacatacttgtaatttattaaaaattaaatgtatattatttgcaATTCCTGATTCGAGAGATAGAGCAAAAGCAATTAATGCAGCAGCTATTGATGGAGACAggtgtaaatttttaattaggCAAAAATTGTGGAAAGGCAAATACAGGCCTAGACCAATCAAAAATGCAAAAGGTCAAACAGTAAGATATACCAGGCACCCGATAGAACAACCCCCTTCTGATTATGCATTACCAAAAGAATACAAGCCACAAATATCAAATTCATGGCCATATGGCGTTAAGGAAACCTATCAAAAAGGACTTTATACTATTCACAATCCCACAGCTCCAGGTTTGGGGTATTGTCCTGTTCCAATGTTGTTCTGA
- a CDS encoding meiosis-specific nuclear structural protein 1, which translates to MKRYNEKTINARIQREQKNEYARERIRNDLKLDNYSKIQGISIDKAETAQSKKNLEENDSIKREHETTNEFDNTRINEDKSKKEEYASLNEFDHTTIKEERVKNCQLLNEKQKEEKEAADQVLREKALQHALQNDESYKKLKEKLDEMATLNVRENQIKEAKKLKEKEVTEEEKRIEEQMGNILINEEKKDEMKKKLNYEKVMETKKELQHQIKENLKKKKEKFYGNLEERNDIDNIVNNYKEEEKKKKDEGLLKQKKLLKEFQEQIDLKNKKKEIEKKKELEEELKNQQYIKEKENKMKTYFKKKEEKNLEKQKVVNDLAYKEYLVNKEKETLDELLNKLYIEEHNFKEKQKEIKENEKKLQLKNEMLKQLEKDIKLKEEKRQKEKEEDEKRKIELLEEKKKLDKIDQYTDQKKKEKLLQYRKEIYETFQEKKEAIKKERLQEEQEKEKLLEEQKKYEQLINQEKMKLIDKYSKDILKNLPDDVYEKLKKQNIIT; encoded by the coding sequence ATGAAACGAtacaatgaaaaaacaattaaCGCAAGAATTCAGAGAGAGcagaaaaatgaatatgcTCGTGAAAGAATAAGAAACGACTTAAAGTTAGATAACTATAGCAAGATTCAAGGTATATCTATTGATAAGGCTGAGACAGCTCaatcaaaaaaaaacttaGAAGAAAATGATTCCATTAAAAGAGAACATGAAACAACAAACGAGTTTGATAATACAAGAATTAATGAggataaaagtaaaaaagaagaatatgCATCATTAAACGAATTTGACCATACAACAATAAAGGAAGAAAGAGTTAAAAATTGTCAATTATtgaatgaaaaacaaaaggaagaaaaagaagcagCTGATCAAGTACTTCGAGAAAAAGCTTTACAACATGCGTTACAAAATGATGAAAgctacaaaaaattaaaagaaaaattagacGAAATGGCTACATTGAATGTACGagaaaatcaaataaaagaagcaaaaaaattaaaagaaaaagaggtAACAGAAGAAGAGAAACGAATTGAAGAACAAATgggaaatattttaattaacgaagaaaaaaaagacgaaatgaaaaaaaaattaaattatgaaaaggtTATGGAAACTAAAAAAGAACTGCAACAtcaaattaaagaaaatttaaaaaaaaaaaaagagaaattttATGGAAATTTAGAAGAAAGAAATGATATTGATAATATTGTGAACAACTacaaagaagaagaaaaaaaaaaaaaagatgaaggtttactaaaacaaaaaaaattattaaaagaatttcaAGAACAAAtagatttaaaaaacaaaaaaaaagaaattgaaaaaaaaaaagaattagaagaagaattaaaaaatcaaCAATATatcaaagaaaaagaaaacaaaatgaaaacatatttcaaaaaaaaggaagaaaaaaatctagaaaaacaaaaagttgTTAATGATTTAGCATATAAAGAATATCTtgttaataaagaaaaagagaccTTAGATGAATTgcttaataaattatacattgAAGAACATAATTtcaaagaaaaacaaaaagaaataaaagaaaatgaaaaaaaattacagcttaaaaatgaaatgctAAAACAGCTCGAAAAGGATATTAAattaaaggaagaaaaaagacaAAAGGAGAAAGAAGaggatgaaaaaagaaaaattgaacttttagaggaaaaaaaaaaattagataaaaTTGACCAATACACagatcaaaaaaaaaaagaaaagctaTTACAatatagaaaagaaatatatgaaacgttccaagaaaaaaaagaagcaataaaaaaagaaagattaCAAGAAgaacaagaaaaagaaaaactctTGGaagaacagaaaaaatatgaacagttaATAAATCAAGAGAAAATGAAACTCATAGATAAATACAGTAAGGATATTCTGAAAAATCTCCCAGATGATGTATACGAAAAACTTAAGaagcaaaatattattacgtAG
- a CDS encoding alternative splicing regulator → MAGSLNVSAPDVIRLILQYLKENNLIRSFYVLQEESNIKLNAVSNVDVLISDINKGDWKNVLFNITTIDLSDDTLMNLYEQLICELIEYKEKELAEKIMNECIIFKRMEKKYSDKYKKLVDLINSNNMNESKSILYDGMTKEEKRNNLCVMINNEITSCAPSRLLALLGMALKWQNYHNIIKSQNGEFDIFKNVEKNEITTIDVYPEKIIKSINFGDDSNVECCICAYKNDYLITGTSDGFIEIWSWLTAQLNMELSYQKENNIMMHDNPIVSLCISKDDEILLSADSKGIIKIWKIKTGSCLRTINAHTNAIASISFNKDQTQILTSSYDNTVKIYGLKSLKCLKEFRKHSTVVHSSIYTLDNTKIICGTDEGKIYIYNQKNCECITTFYVYYNIKENIIFPPIHNILLISKTLDELILVCSKSPYCYIMNLKGQIIKTYTNVIDKEEENLVNFICACISPNYKYVYCLAENQNLYCFNYNTTKLETQIKIHEKDSLGIIHNMSQNLMASWSLDGTLNIIQ, encoded by the coding sequence ATGGCAGGTAGCCTGAATGTGTCAGCCCCCGATGTAATAAGGTTGATATTGCAATATTTGAAGGAGAATAACCTGATAAGATCCTTTTATGTACTCCAAGAGGagagtaatataaaattaaacgCAGTAAGCAATGTAGATGTGTTGATTAGCGATATAAATAAAGGAGATTGGAAAAATGTATTGTTCAATATAACTACAATTGATTTGTCTGATGACACATTGATGAATTTATATGAACAGTTAATATGTGAATTAAtagaatataaagaaaaagagttGGCTGAAAAGATTATGAATGAGtgcataatatttaaaaggatggaaaagaaatactcagataaatataaaaaattggtTGATCTGATAAATAGTAACAATATGAATGAAAgtaaaagtatattatatgatGGAATGacaaaggaagaaaaaaggaataatttatgtgttatgataaataacgaaataactTCTTGTGCACCTTCAAGATTGTTAGCATTACTAGGTATGGCATTAAAATGGCAAAATTAtcacaatataataaaaagtcaAAATGGCGaatttgatatttttaaaaatgtcgaaaaaaatgaaataacaaCCATTGATGTATATccagaaaaaattataaaaagtataaattttGGAGATGATTCAAATGTTGAATgttgtatatgtgcatataaaaatgattatttgATAACCGGTACCTCAGATGGGTTTATTGAAATATGGAGTTGGCTAACTGCTCAATTAAATATGGAATTAAGTTATCAAAAGGAGAACAATATAATGATGCATGATAATCCCATTGTTAGTTTATGTATTAGTAAAGAtgatgaaatattattaagtgCTGATTCTAAAGggattattaaaatttggaaaataaaaacaggATCGTGTCTAAGAACTATTAATGCACATACGAATGCAATTGCTTCAATTAGTTTTAATAAAGATCAAACACAAATATTAACATCTTCTTATGATAATactgttaaaatatatggacTGAAATCTTTAAAATGTTTGAAAGAATTTAGAAAACATTCAACTGTAGTACATTCttccatatatacattagaTAATACGAAAATTATTTGTGGAACAGATGaaggaaaaatttatatatataatcaaaaaaattgtgAATGCATAACAACATTTTATgtctattataatattaaagaaaacattatttttccGCCTATTCATAATATCCTATTAATAAGTAAAACATTAGATGAACTTATTTTAGTTTGTTCCAAATCTCCCTAttgttatattatgaatttaaaaggacaaattataaaaaccTATACTAATGTAATAGATAAGGAAGAAGAAAATcttgttaattttatttgtgcatgtatatcgccaaattataaatatgtgtattgCTTAGCAGAAAATCAAAACTTATATTGCTTTAATTATAACACGACCAAATTGGAAACTCAAATCAAAATTCACGAAAAAGATTCACTAGGTATTATACATAACATGAGTCAGAACTTGATGGCATCTTGGTCCTTGGATGGCACACTGAACATAATACAGTAA
- a CDS encoding ATP synthase subunit gamma, whose protein sequence is MMSKGKLASWANQCPWVICHLTTNRSFASDNLRSLSLRMKSIKSIQKITKAMKMVAASKFKGDQKRLEICKHFSTPLTDIFNRLNQLDINIKNEDLAIIGISSDKGLCGSVNTSVSRICKKLIERENVGNEIINNITPNKIYVYGIGEKIRSALSRLHRDKFEVIYNEYNKIPINFLTCSYIAERILKNNHSNIIIIYNNFKSAISFDTKILNVFSQKQLNKMNKKELASFEFEPEIDYIFKDVYEFYFTSLLYNCIIQNLAAEQSARMTAMDNASSSATEMLGALSLKYNRARQSKITLELIEIISGANAL, encoded by the exons ATGATGAGTAAAGGTAAGCTCGCATCATGGGCTAATCAATGCCCTTGGGTCATCTGTCATTTGACGACAAACAGGAGTTTTGCCAGTGACAATTTAAGGTCACTGTCACTTCGTATGAAGTCTATAAAAtctattcaaaaaattacaaaagcAATGAAGATGGTTGCTGCATCAAAATTTAAAGGTGATCAGAAAAGGCTAGAGATCTGTAAGCATTTTTCTACTCCTTTAACTGATATTTTTAACAGATTAAACCAATTagatataaacataaaaaatgaagatttAGCTATAATTGGTATTTCATCAGACAAAGGATTATGTGGAAGTGTTAACACATCCGTTTCaagaatatgtaaaaaacTTATAGAGCGTGAAAATGTAggtaatgaaattataaataatattacaccaaataaaatatacgtatatggGATAGGAGAGAAAATTAGATCAGCCTTAAGTAGATTACACAGAGATAAATTTGAAGTtatttataatgaatataataaaattccaataaattttcttacttgttcatatataGCTGAAcgaattttgaaaaataatcatagcaacataataattatttataataattttaagtcAGCTATATCATTTGATaccaaaattttaaatgtctTCTCTcaaaaacaattaaataaaatgaacaaaaaagaattagCATCTTTTGAATTTGAGCCAGAAattgattatatttttaaggacGTGTATGAGTTTTATTTCACATCTCTACTATACAATTGcattattcaaaatttagCAGCAGAACAG TCAGCGAGAATGACAGCCATGGACAACGCTTCTTCTAGTGCTACAGAAATGCTCGGGGCGCTGtcgttaaaatataatagggCAAGACAA tcaAAAATTACCTTAGAACTTATTGAAATTATATCGGGTGCAAATGCTTTGTAA
- a CDS encoding AP-1 complex subunit mu-1, whose protein sequence is MACISAIFIIDLKGKVIINRNYRGEVNLNLTEIFYNCVIDQEDNLIKPIFHVNGLTYCWVAHNNIYILAVTRKNSNATLIITFLYKLIQVLKDYFKVLEEESIKDNFVITYELLDEMIDNGFPQLSEVKILREYIKNKAHQLTINNIKIPSAITNSVSWRNEGIKYKKNEIFLDVIESLNTIISSNGTVLRSEILGCLKMKSYLSGMPELKLGLNDKLLFNKNLSNFQNTANNNTHTSNKTKLVELEDIKFHQCVRLSKFESDRTISFIPPDGIFNLMTYRLSTHVKPLFWLDINISKKSLTKIEYIVKAKSQFKNKSIANNVEFHLPVPADVDSPHFQTYIGTVKYYPDKDMLIWKVKQFQGQKEYIMNAQFGLPSIVSNENKDLYYKRPVNVKFEIPYFTVSGITVRYLKIIEKSGYQALPWVRYITQNGDYQVRIS, encoded by the coding sequence atgGCATGCATTAGtgcaatatttataatagatTTGAAGGGAAAGgttataataaatagaaatTATAGAGGAGaagtaaatttaaatttaacagagatattttataattgtgTTATTGATCAAGAGGATAATTTAATAAAGCCTATTTTTCATGTGAATGGATTAACATACTGCTGGGTTgctcataataatatatatattttagctGTAACtagaaaaaatagtaatgcTACTCTTATAATAACtttcttatataaattaatacaaGTATTAAAAGACTATTTTAAAGTTTTAGAAGAAGAAAGTATAAAGGATAATTTCGTCATCACATATGAATTATTGGATGAAATGATTGATAATGGATTTCCACAGTTAAGTGAAGTTAAGATATTAAGAGAATATATCAAGAATAAAGCTCATCAATTaactataaataatataaaaataccaTCAGCTATTACAAATTCAGTTTCATGGAGAAATGAaggaattaaatataaaaagaatgaaatttttttagatgTGATAGAAAGTTTGAATACTATTATATCATCAAACGGTACTGTATTGAGAAGTGAAATTTTAGGATGTCTAAAAATGAAATCTTATTTATCAGGGATGCCCGAACTGAAGCTAGGATTAAATGAtaaacttttatttaataaaaatttaagtaattttcaaaatacagctaataataatacacatACTAGTAATAAAACGAAGTTAGTAGAATTAgaagatataaaatttcatCAATGTGTTCGATTGTCAAAATTTGAAAGTGATAGGACCATTTCTTTTATACCTCCTGATGGAATATTTAACCTTATGACATATCGTTTAAGTACTCATGTTAAGCCTTTATTTTGGTTAGATATTAATATCTCCAAAAAATCCTTAacaaaaattgaatatattgtaaaagCAAAAtcacaatttaaaaataaaagtattgCAAATAATGTGGAATTTCATTTACCTGTACCAGCTGATGTCGATTCACCTCATTTTCAAACATATATTGGAACTGTAAAATATTATCCTGACAAGGACATGTTAATATGGAAAGTCAAACAATTCCAAGgacaaaaagaatatattatgaatgcACAATTTGGTCTTCCTTCAATTGTAtctaatgaaaataaagatttatattacaaaagaccagttaatgtaaaatttgaaatacCCTATTTTACTGTCTCAGGTATTACTGTaagatatttaaaaattattgagAAAAGTGGGTACCAAGCTTTACCTTGGGTTAGGTATATTACGCAGAACGGTGATTATCAAGTAAGAATTTCGTGA